One window of the Flavobacteriales bacterium genome contains the following:
- a CDS encoding nucleoside phosphorylase, which yields MFQRKVCRCRKIGWNQNNVVFGCYYRIHLKVFICRENSIINTFNLKQSELILNADGSVYHLALKPNEIAQKIITVGDPKRVFDVSSFFDKIELKKENREFVTHTGVFNNQTITCLSTGMGTDNIDIVMNELDALVNIDLNSRKINQNLTSLNIVRLGTSGSILPTIDVDSVLYTKIAIGLEGLLNWYKTEIKSNTISKWEAAFQHIDLPVKPTFFEAHQTLEELFNGSFAPGITVTTPGFYAPQNRQLRLKPSLDIFAELEKITVDGKRITNVEMETAGIYGLAQLLGHKAISINVILANRATGVFSKNPQQIMQKTIQKTLELLCK from the coding sequence ATGTTCCAACGCAAAGTTTGCCGATGTCGAAAAATCGGTTGGAACCAAAATAATGTTGTCTTTGGGTGTTACTATCGAATCCATCTAAAAGTGTTTATTTGCCGCGAAAATAGTATTATTAATACTTTTAATTTGAAACAATCAGAATTAATACTCAATGCCGACGGCTCAGTGTATCATTTGGCTTTAAAACCCAACGAGATTGCACAAAAAATAATAACCGTTGGAGACCCAAAGCGTGTTTTTGATGTGAGTTCTTTTTTCGACAAAATTGAATTAAAAAAAGAAAATCGGGAGTTTGTTACACACACCGGAGTATTTAATAATCAGACAATTACATGCCTTAGCACGGGCATGGGAACCGACAACATCGACATTGTAATGAACGAATTGGATGCGTTGGTAAACATTGATTTAAACTCACGAAAAATTAACCAAAACTTAACATCACTAAACATAGTAAGACTTGGCACTTCCGGCAGCATTTTACCAACTATTGATGTTGACTCCGTGCTTTATACAAAAATTGCCATTGGCCTTGAAGGGCTTTTGAATTGGTACAAAACTGAAATAAAAAGCAACACCATTTCCAAATGGGAGGCAGCTTTTCAACACATTGATTTGCCTGTAAAACCTACATTTTTTGAAGCCCACCAAACACTTGAAGAATTATTTAATGGCAGTTTTGCACCCGGAATTACCGTAACAACTCCGGGTTTTTATGCTCCCCAAAACAGGCAGCTACGTTTAAAGCCATCACTCGACATTTTTGCTGAATTGGAGAAAATAACTGTGGATGGTAAACGAATTACAAATGTAGAAATGGAAACCGCCGGAATATACGGCTTGGCACAGCTATTGGGGCATAAGGCAATTTCTATCAATGTAATTTTGGCTAACCGAGCAACGGGTGTTTTTAGTAAAAATCCACAACAAATCATGCAAAAAACAATACAGAAAACATTGGAATTGCTATGCAAATAA
- a CDS encoding universal stress protein translates to MDSIVTPKDNIILVPTDFSTSANFALEHSVEIAKLFDNEITLLYVVEENFLTNLFGNSIEKSVMLDTVNKKLIEKADELKAKHPGLIVNAMVREGKPYKMIVEAAETLACDSIVMGYSGSSSLEYFMGGTTNRVLKSSPVPVVVIKDTPAKVKYEKIVMPIDLSRESRQKVSWATHLAKKYNSEIHVIMEMQKDEFAVNKVKGSLLQVENMLAKEGVRHVTKILDDANYPDHFGKDILQYCEEVGADMVMIMTQQEKELKEYFLGSFARHIIENSRIPVMAIKPKELPINYWATESFA, encoded by the coding sequence ATGGATTCGATAGTAACACCCAAAGACAACATTATTTTGGTTCCAACCGATTTTTCGACATCGGCAAACTTTGCGTTGGAACATTCTGTAGAAATTGCCAAACTGTTTGATAATGAAATAACACTTTTGTATGTGGTGGAAGAAAACTTCTTGACCAACTTATTTGGCAACAGCATTGAAAAAAGTGTAATGCTGGATACCGTTAACAAAAAACTAATCGAAAAAGCTGATGAGCTAAAGGCCAAACATCCGGGACTTATCGTAAATGCAATGGTTCGAGAGGGAAAACCCTATAAAATGATTGTGGAAGCCGCCGAAACATTGGCTTGTGATAGTATTGTGATGGGATATAGTGGCTCGAGCAGCCTCGAATATTTTATGGGTGGCACCACCAACCGAGTATTAAAAAGCTCTCCGGTGCCGGTAGTGGTTATAAAAGACACACCTGCCAAGGTAAAATATGAAAAAATTGTAATGCCCATTGATTTATCTCGCGAATCGCGTCAAAAAGTGAGTTGGGCCACACATCTTGCAAAAAAATACAATTCTGAAATTCATGTTATTATGGAAATGCAGAAGGACGAATTTGCTGTGAACAAAGTGAAAGGAAGTTTGCTACAGGTAGAGAACATGCTGGCAAAAGAAGGAGTAAGGCACGTAACAAAAATATTGGATGATGCCAACTACCCCGACCATTTTGGCAAAGATATTCTTCAATATTGTGAAGAAGTAGGTGCGGACATGGTAATGATAATGACACAGCAAGAAAAGGAATTAAAGGAGTATTTTCTCGGTTCATTTGCCCGACATATCATCGAAAACAGCCGAATTCCGGTAATGGCTATTAAGCCGAAAGAATTACCAATCAATTATTGGGCAACAGAATCGTTTGCCTAA
- a CDS encoding S1/P1 Nuclease has translation MKKIAHQVFIIVCSISLVSWGFYGHRTINHAAVFTLPTEMFGFYKKHIDYIREMAVNADKRRYAVADEAAKHFLDADFYEKSAPLDTLPHHWDSAVAKYGLDTVMAHGIVPWQVIKMKYWLTDAFKKRDFKNVLRLSADLGHYVADLHVPLHSTHNYDGQLSGQEGIHGLWESRLPELFGQNYDLFVGKARYINQLDSEVWVRFEQSFAAKDSVLLLEKLATQYVKESNKYTFETRGRQTVKTYSEKFSSHYHEKLNDMVEKRMQASIEFVGSIWFTAWVDAGQPDLNEDANFEPYIPDENLDSIYLNSKIIGRPETE, from the coding sequence ATGAAAAAAATTGCACATCAGGTTTTCATCATAGTTTGCAGCATCAGCCTTGTTTCTTGGGGATTTTATGGCCACCGAACCATTAATCATGCAGCCGTTTTTACCCTACCAACTGAGATGTTTGGGTTTTACAAAAAACACATTGACTATATTAGAGAAATGGCCGTTAATGCCGACAAAAGAAGGTATGCCGTGGCCGATGAGGCCGCCAAACACTTTTTGGATGCAGATTTTTACGAAAAATCTGCACCCTTAGACACCTTGCCACACCATTGGGATTCGGCGGTTGCAAAATATGGCCTCGACACGGTTATGGCTCATGGCATTGTGCCGTGGCAGGTTATCAAAATGAAATATTGGCTTACCGATGCCTTTAAAAAACGTGATTTTAAAAATGTTTTGAGACTTAGTGCTGATTTGGGGCATTATGTGGCCGATTTGCACGTGCCATTGCACAGCACCCACAATTATGACGGGCAACTATCCGGCCAAGAGGGAATACATGGTTTATGGGAATCAAGATTACCGGAATTATTCGGTCAAAACTATGATTTGTTTGTTGGCAAAGCCCGTTATATCAATCAGCTTGATTCAGAAGTTTGGGTGAGATTTGAGCAAAGTTTTGCCGCAAAAGATTCCGTTTTACTCCTTGAAAAATTGGCCACCCAATATGTTAAAGAGTCAAACAAATACACTTTTGAAACCCGAGGACGGCAAACAGTGAAAACGTATTCCGAAAAATTCAGCAGCCATTATCACGAAAAATTGAATGACATGGTAGAGAAAAGAATGCAGGCCAGCATAGAGTTTGTGGGTTCTATATGGTTTACGGCCTGGGTTGATGCCGGACAACCCGACTTGAACGAAGACGCAAATTTTGAGCCTTATATACCCGACGAAAATCTTGATTCGATATACTTAAACAGCAAAATAATAGGCCGACCGGAAACGGAATAG
- a CDS encoding outer membrane lipoprotein carrier protein LolA — MKRKSIITLSLAVVFLASITTLIAQDATATKILDGVSKTYQAYKTIKAGFTIKVQNGQNNSAISESGTLYLKAKKFKIELSDQEIYCDGKTMWTYLKDENECQITDYDANAQEINPADIFTIYKTGFLSKYTGEEISGGKKVQKIELTPTNKNKPYFKVKLDIEKASNKIMKMSVLNKNGINSTYNVTSFTPNLEMADAVFKFDPRKKPGVVITDLRKQK, encoded by the coding sequence ATGAAACGTAAGTCTATTATTACTTTATCGCTGGCAGTTGTGTTTTTAGCCAGCATTACTACCCTAATTGCTCAAGATGCAACAGCAACAAAAATACTTGATGGGGTAAGCAAAACGTATCAGGCCTATAAAACTATTAAAGCCGGTTTTACAATTAAAGTTCAAAACGGGCAAAACAATAGTGCCATTTCAGAATCTGGCACTCTATACCTAAAGGCTAAAAAGTTTAAAATTGAATTGAGCGATCAGGAAATATACTGCGACGGAAAAACAATGTGGACGTATTTAAAAGACGAAAACGAGTGTCAAATTACCGACTACGACGCGAATGCCCAAGAAATTAATCCTGCCGACATTTTTACAATTTACAAAACCGGTTTCTTATCGAAATATACTGGCGAAGAAATTTCAGGAGGTAAAAAAGTTCAAAAAATAGAACTGACACCCACCAATAAAAACAAACCTTACTTCAAGGTTAAACTTGACATTGAAAAGGCATCTAATAAAATTATGAAAATGTCGGTTTTAAATAAAAACGGTATCAACTCCACCTACAATGTGACCAGTTTTACTCCAAACTTAGAAATGGCCGATGCAGTTTTCAAGTTTGACCCTCGCAAAAAACCGGGTGTTGTAATTACCGATTTACGTAAACAGAAATGA
- a CDS encoding YifB family Mg chelatase-like AAA ATPase — translation MLVKTYGSAVYGINAFTITVEVNIGSGSKFFMVGLPDNAVKESQLRIETAFKNNGLKVPRNGIIINLAPADIKKEGSAYDLTIATGMLAASEQILADNLDKYIIMGELSLDGGVLPIKGALPIAIQAVKDGFKGMILPKQNAREAAIVKDLEVYGIENINDLVGFLNNDLHIEREFVDPRTEFAERHDQFEMDFADVKGQENIKRAMEVAAAGGHNIILIGPPGAGKTMLAKRLPSILPPLTLHEALETTKIHSVAGKLGAEGSLVSRRPFRSPHHTISDVALVGGGNNPQPGEISLAHNGVLFLDELPEFKRTVLEVMRQPLEERKVTISRAKFSVDYPATFMLVSSMNPCPCGYFNHPEKDCVCAPGVVQKYLSKISGPLLDRIDIHIEVTPVAFDQLADVRPSENSETVRKRVVNARLLQEERYREVGGIYCNAQMNSNHIRTFGEIDKAGSLLLKNAMNKLNLSARAYDRILKVSRTIADLDASENIKIEHLAEAIQYRSLDRENWAG, via the coding sequence ATGCTTGTTAAAACCTACGGAAGTGCTGTCTATGGAATAAATGCCTTTACCATCACGGTAGAAGTAAACATCGGCTCAGGTTCTAAATTTTTTATGGTTGGTTTGCCCGATAATGCCGTAAAAGAAAGCCAACTTCGTATAGAAACTGCTTTTAAAAACAATGGGTTGAAAGTTCCCCGAAACGGAATTATTATCAATCTTGCTCCGGCTGATATAAAAAAGGAAGGATCGGCGTATGATTTGACCATAGCCACCGGAATGCTTGCTGCATCTGAACAAATTTTGGCCGATAATCTGGATAAATACATCATCATGGGTGAACTAAGTCTTGATGGAGGTGTATTGCCCATAAAAGGTGCTTTGCCCATTGCCATACAGGCAGTTAAAGATGGATTTAAGGGCATGATATTGCCCAAACAAAATGCTCGGGAGGCGGCCATTGTAAAAGATTTGGAAGTGTATGGCATTGAAAACATCAACGATTTGGTTGGTTTTTTAAACAATGACTTGCATATTGAACGCGAGTTTGTTGACCCCCGCACCGAATTTGCTGAACGGCACGACCAGTTTGAAATGGATTTTGCCGATGTAAAAGGGCAGGAAAACATTAAAAGAGCGATGGAAGTGGCCGCCGCAGGCGGCCACAACATTATTTTGATTGGCCCACCGGGAGCAGGGAAAACCATGTTGGCCAAACGACTTCCGTCCATATTGCCGCCATTAACCCTTCATGAAGCGTTGGAAACCACCAAAATTCATTCGGTTGCCGGAAAACTTGGAGCCGAAGGCAGCCTTGTTTCTCGCCGACCGTTTCGCAGTCCGCACCATACCATAAGCGATGTGGCATTGGTGGGAGGTGGCAATAATCCACAACCCGGCGAAATATCATTGGCACACAACGGCGTATTGTTTTTGGATGAATTGCCCGAGTTTAAACGAACCGTTTTGGAGGTAATGCGGCAGCCACTCGAAGAACGGAAAGTGACCATTTCCAGAGCAAAGTTTAGTGTGGACTATCCGGCTACCTTTATGTTGGTTAGCTCCATGAATCCGTGCCCTTGTGGATATTTCAATCATCCTGAAAAAGATTGCGTGTGTGCTCCGGGTGTGGTGCAAAAATATTTAAGCAAAATATCGGGGCCGTTGCTCGATCGCATTGATATTCACATTGAAGTTACACCCGTAGCCTTTGACCAATTGGCCGATGTGCGGCCCAGCGAAAACAGCGAAACTGTTAGAAAACGAGTTGTAAACGCCAGACTGTTGCAAGAAGAGAGATACCGAGAAGTGGGTGGCATTTATTGCAATGCACAGATGAACAGCAACCACATTCGTACGTTTGGAGAAATTGACAAAGCAGGAAGTCTTCTGCTTAAAAATGCCATGAACAAACTCAATCTTTCCGCCCGGGCCTACGACCGAATTTTAAAGGTAAGCCGCACCATTGCTGACCTTGATGCTTCAGAAAACATAAAAATAGAGCACCTTGCCGAAGCCATTCAATACCGCAGTTTGGATAGAGAGAATTGGGCGGGGTAA
- a CDS encoding efflux RND transporter periplasmic adaptor subunit, translating into MKTLLKILLAVVVFALFAATFYYLYKKSEKKPVVYEVESPQITNIIKKTVATGSVVPRNEIEIKPQLSGIIAELYVEAGQQIKLGDLIAKIKVIPNMTSLNNAENRVNRADINLKDAQQAYNRNKTLHDQGVLAAQDFQRYQTALESAKEELIAAKDALKIIRDGVSAKSGSASNTLVRSTVSGTVLDVPVEVGNSVIEANTFNAGTTIAFVADMKKMIFEGKVDESEVGKLKLGMDLILTLGAVEDQKLNAKLEYISPKGFEDQGAIQFEIKAAIQNNSDVYIRAGYSANADVVLQRQDSVLAISESLLQFDDKKQPFVEVQTGNQVFEKRMVKVGLSDGMNIQILEGVTLKDKIKSKAKEDAPAKGKPEGMKRGGRAS; encoded by the coding sequence ATGAAAACCCTATTAAAAATACTTTTGGCCGTTGTGGTTTTTGCATTGTTTGCTGCCACATTTTATTATCTCTATAAAAAGTCGGAGAAAAAACCGGTGGTGTATGAGGTAGAAAGCCCACAAATAACCAATATTATCAAAAAAACAGTTGCCACGGGTTCTGTTGTTCCTCGAAATGAAATAGAAATAAAACCGCAATTAAGTGGGATTATTGCTGAACTTTATGTGGAAGCCGGGCAGCAGATAAAATTAGGCGATTTGATTGCAAAAATTAAGGTAATACCCAACATGACCAGTTTAAATAATGCTGAAAATCGGGTAAATAGGGCGGACATAAATTTAAAAGATGCTCAGCAGGCATACAATCGAAATAAAACCTTGCACGATCAAGGCGTGCTTGCGGCACAAGATTTTCAACGCTATCAAACCGCTCTTGAAAGTGCAAAAGAAGAATTGATTGCTGCCAAAGATGCCCTAAAAATTATACGTGATGGCGTTTCGGCCAAAAGCGGAAGTGCCTCTAATACATTGGTTCGGTCAACCGTTTCGGGCACAGTACTCGATGTGCCAGTTGAAGTGGGCAACTCGGTTATTGAGGCAAACACTTTTAATGCCGGAACCACCATAGCCTTTGTGGCCGATATGAAAAAAATGATTTTTGAAGGAAAAGTGGATGAAAGTGAAGTGGGTAAGTTGAAGTTGGGTATGGATTTGATTTTGACACTTGGGGCGGTTGAAGACCAAAAACTCAACGCTAAGTTAGAGTATATTTCTCCCAAAGGATTTGAAGACCAAGGTGCTATTCAGTTTGAAATTAAAGCCGCCATTCAAAACAATTCGGATGTGTATATACGTGCTGGATATAGTGCCAATGCAGATGTGGTGTTGCAAAGGCAAGATAGTGTTTTGGCTATTTCTGAGTCGTTACTTCAATTTGACGATAAAAAGCAACCCTTTGTTGAGGTGCAAACCGGCAATCAGGTTTTTGAAAAAAGAATGGTTAAAGTTGGGCTATCTGATGGCATGAATATTCAGATTTTGGAAGGAGTGACTTTAAAAGATAAAATTAAATCGAAAGCCAAAGAAGATGCTCCTGCAAAAGGCAAACCTGAAGGGATGAAGCGGGGAGGAAGGGCTTCCTAA
- a CDS encoding rhomboid family intramembrane serine protease, whose amino-acid sequence MAKHNNRIMLQLFQRIIDDILWPSVLVVFIWVAYFVNFKYNLDWNQYGIKPHELIGLRGIIFSPFLHGDFSHLLSNSLPLIVSGGFIFHFYQKYFWKMIFSLWMLSGIGTWILGSTGSTHIGASGLIYGMIFFLLITGFIRKNKNLLGVSLLLVFLYGSLVWGIFPEISEWLQQNISWEGHLAGAVSGILMALILRNVGPSDDPDPFINEEMPQWWMDMQQQENLSEQEKQPPTIHYIYKETKKDLE is encoded by the coding sequence ATGGCAAAGCATAACAATAGAATAATGCTGCAACTTTTTCAACGGATAATCGATGACATACTTTGGCCATCGGTTTTGGTGGTTTTTATTTGGGTTGCCTATTTCGTCAATTTCAAATACAATCTCGATTGGAATCAATACGGAATAAAACCCCATGAACTGATTGGCCTCAGAGGCATAATTTTTTCACCCTTTTTACACGGAGATTTTTCGCACTTGCTTTCAAATAGCCTGCCCCTCATAGTTTCGGGTGGTTTTATTTTTCATTTTTATCAAAAATATTTCTGGAAAATGATTTTTTCGCTTTGGATGCTTAGCGGCATTGGAACTTGGATTTTGGGTTCAACGGGCAGTACACACATTGGTGCCAGCGGACTCATCTACGGTATGATTTTCTTTTTATTGATTACCGGATTTATTCGAAAAAACAAAAATCTTCTTGGTGTATCGCTTCTACTGGTGTTTCTCTACGGCAGTTTGGTTTGGGGCATTTTCCCGGAAATAAGCGAATGGTTGCAGCAAAATATTAGCTGGGAAGGCCATTTGGCCGGTGCTGTGTCTGGCATATTGATGGCGTTGATACTGCGAAATGTTGGCCCCTCAGACGACCCTGACCCTTTTATAAACGAAGAAATGCCACAATGGTGGATGGATATGCAGCAACAAGAAAATTTATCGGAACAAGAAAAGCAACCTCCAACCATTCATTACATCTATAAAGAAACAAAAAAAGATTTGGAGTAA
- a CDS encoding DNA translocase FtsK, which yields MAKTNSKTAKKTDSGSWKTHVLLKDERTRKIVGGIICLFSIFMFLSFLSFLFTWKIDESAVTSSQYFEKYPEATANWMRLMGAKLAFQLVHNGFGLTAFSIVFLTAFVGLRIYTNSKVFNIYFALKYAILTVTFFGLLLGLIFHNTYPYIAGFFGYELYHWLDSMVGVLGVILILTAYLASILIWNFNIDLYHWFAMVYKKINTRFFSSKPSTVNFEEEELDERHDTLFEENNIKLEYKTEPELEPDNIIKPNPVLIKKTLEEHPLEIVKPKENPIIIDDELDFSIEEIIEEEEVDENQPEHYTIDTEYDPTLDLRDYKFPNLTFLNEYNDKKTEVTEEELKRSKDLIVETLRNYKIEISQIKATIGPTVTLFEIVPAPGIKISKIKNLEDDIALSLAALGIRIIAPIPGKGTIGIEVPNKESEIVSMRSGIASKKYQDSKFDLPVCLGKTISNEVYVADLAKMPHLLMAGATGQGKSVGLNALLVSLLYRKHPSELKFVLVDPKKVELTLYQRIERHYLAKIPGEGDAIITDNKLVIRTLNSLCVEMDNRYALLQDALVRNIKEYNAKFQKRKLNPQEGHRFLPYIVVVIDEVADLIMTAGKEVEHPIARLAQLARAIGIHLVLATQRPSVNIITGTIKANFPARVAFRVSSKIDSRTILDSNGADQLIGKGDLLFSNGSDIVRLQCPFVDTPEVEVITSFIGEQRGYASAYQLPEVAEDAGSTADIEDDGERDALFEDAARIVVQHQQGSTSLLQRRLKIGYNRAGRIIDQLERNGVVGPFEGSKARQVLFPDEYALEQYLNDLA from the coding sequence ATGGCAAAAACAAATTCAAAAACAGCAAAAAAAACAGATTCCGGCTCATGGAAAACCCATGTGCTGCTAAAAGATGAACGTACTCGAAAAATTGTTGGAGGCATTATTTGCCTGTTCTCCATTTTTATGTTTTTGTCATTTTTATCCTTTCTGTTTACCTGGAAAATAGATGAAAGTGCCGTAACCAGTAGCCAGTATTTTGAGAAATATCCGGAGGCCACCGCCAATTGGATGCGATTAATGGGTGCTAAATTGGCATTTCAATTAGTGCATAATGGTTTCGGGCTAACGGCCTTTTCCATTGTATTTTTGACTGCCTTTGTCGGGTTAAGAATCTATACCAACTCAAAAGTATTCAACATCTACTTTGCTCTAAAATACGCCATACTTACCGTTACCTTTTTTGGTTTGTTGTTAGGTTTAATTTTCCACAACACGTACCCTTACATTGCTGGATTTTTTGGATACGAATTATATCATTGGTTGGATTCTATGGTGGGAGTTTTAGGAGTAATTCTTATTCTAACCGCCTATTTGGCCAGCATACTTATTTGGAACTTCAACATAGACCTATACCATTGGTTTGCAATGGTTTACAAAAAAATTAATACTCGTTTTTTTAGTTCTAAACCATCAACTGTTAATTTTGAAGAGGAAGAATTAGACGAACGGCACGACACTTTATTTGAAGAAAACAATATAAAATTAGAATACAAAACAGAACCCGAATTAGAACCTGATAACATTATTAAACCCAATCCAGTCTTAATCAAAAAAACACTCGAAGAGCATCCATTAGAAATTGTTAAACCAAAGGAAAATCCAATTATCATTGATGACGAACTCGATTTTTCTATCGAGGAAATCATTGAAGAAGAAGAAGTTGACGAAAATCAACCTGAACACTACACCATCGACACCGAATACGACCCAACATTGGATTTGAGAGATTACAAATTTCCGAATCTCACCTTTTTGAATGAGTATAACGACAAAAAAACTGAGGTAACCGAAGAAGAACTCAAACGTAGCAAGGACTTAATTGTAGAGACACTCCGCAACTACAAAATTGAAATATCACAAATAAAAGCAACCATAGGCCCAACTGTTACTCTGTTTGAAATCGTGCCTGCACCCGGCATTAAAATTTCTAAAATTAAAAACCTCGAGGATGATATTGCTCTGAGTTTGGCCGCCTTGGGCATTCGTATAATTGCACCTATTCCAGGCAAAGGTACCATTGGCATTGAGGTACCGAACAAAGAATCGGAGATTGTTTCGATGCGTTCCGGCATTGCCAGCAAAAAATATCAAGACTCCAAATTTGATTTACCAGTGTGTTTGGGCAAAACCATTTCGAATGAGGTGTATGTGGCCGATTTGGCTAAAATGCCTCACTTGCTTATGGCAGGTGCCACGGGTCAAGGTAAGTCTGTGGGGTTAAATGCCCTTTTAGTTTCGTTGCTTTATCGAAAACATCCTTCTGAATTGAAATTTGTATTGGTAGATCCCAAAAAGGTTGAACTTACCCTATATCAACGCATAGAAAGGCATTATTTAGCCAAAATTCCAGGAGAGGGAGATGCAATTATTACCGACAACAAATTGGTTATCAGAACCTTAAATAGCCTTTGTGTAGAAATGGATAACCGATATGCCCTCTTGCAAGACGCGTTGGTTAGAAATATCAAAGAATACAATGCCAAATTTCAAAAACGAAAACTGAATCCTCAAGAAGGACATCGTTTTTTGCCATACATTGTAGTGGTAATTGATGAAGTGGCAGACCTGATTATGACCGCCGGAAAAGAAGTTGAACACCCCATTGCTCGGTTGGCTCAATTGGCTCGTGCCATTGGCATACACCTCGTTTTGGCCACACAGCGGCCATCAGTAAATATTATTACTGGAACAATTAAAGCAAACTTTCCTGCCAGAGTGGCATTTAGAGTTAGTTCCAAAATAGACTCTCGAACCATTTTAGATAGCAACGGAGCAGACCAGTTAATTGGCAAAGGCGACCTTTTGTTTAGTAATGGCAGCGACATTGTTCGTTTGCAGTGTCCATTTGTAGATACACCCGAAGTAGAAGTTATTACCTCCTTTATTGGCGAACAAAGAGGATATGCCTCTGCCTATCAATTGCCTGAAGTGGCTGAAGATGCCGGCTCTACAGCCGATATCGAAGACGATGGAGAGCGAGATGCACTATTTGAAGATGCCGCCAGAATAGTTGTTCAGCACCAACAGGGTAGCACCTCCCTTTTGCAAAGAAGATTAAAAATAGGATACAACCGAGCAGGCCGAATTATCGACCAATTGGAGCGTAACGGCGTGGTTGGCCCATTTGAAGGAAGCAAAGCTCGACAAGTACTTTTTCCAGATGAATATGCTTTGGAACAATATTTGAATGACCTTGCGTAA